One region of Cystobacter ferrugineus genomic DNA includes:
- a CDS encoding GNAT family N-acetyltransferase, which produces MTDAELTARLRASLLALKAMQTRTTALRGLELPGVRALCLPGRGIPLFQQQVLYAHAKALAPALPHVEAWYREHRVPAWRVIVTPGDSLAEAALSAAGYTPEGGMPAMGLSLAPTPPSPIPPGLTVEHSEDPREVIELNMRCYPPGVMDFLSAWRGESPPDVPLYGVLVREAGRVLSVGLALDLDDTAGVYMVATHPDARRRGLGALVMEGLHADALARGRAASVLQSSEEGVGMYQRVGYRHLGTWVNWVRRLEEAAPGAAPG; this is translated from the coding sequence ATGACGGACGCTGAACTCACCGCGCGGCTGCGGGCCAGTCTGCTGGCCCTCAAGGCGATGCAGACGCGCACCACGGCCCTGCGGGGACTCGAGCTGCCAGGAGTCCGGGCCCTGTGCCTGCCCGGCCGGGGTATTCCCCTCTTCCAGCAACAGGTCCTGTACGCCCACGCGAAGGCGCTCGCTCCCGCCCTGCCCCACGTCGAGGCGTGGTACCGCGAACACCGGGTGCCCGCCTGGCGCGTGATCGTCACCCCGGGGGACTCACTCGCGGAGGCCGCCCTGTCCGCCGCCGGCTACACCCCCGAGGGTGGCATGCCCGCCATGGGTCTGAGCCTCGCGCCCACTCCACCCTCCCCCATCCCCCCGGGGCTCACCGTGGAGCACTCCGAGGATCCGCGCGAGGTGATCGAGCTCAACATGCGCTGCTACCCCCCGGGCGTCATGGACTTCCTGAGCGCCTGGCGGGGTGAATCGCCGCCGGACGTCCCCTTGTACGGAGTGCTCGTGCGCGAGGCGGGCCGGGTGCTCTCCGTGGGACTGGCGCTCGATCTGGACGACACCGCGGGCGTGTACATGGTCGCCACACACCCCGACGCGCGCCGCCGGGGACTGGGGGCTCTGGTGATGGAGGGTCTGCACGCGGATGCGCTCGCGCGCGGCCGCGCCGCCTCCGTCCTCCAGTCGTCCGAGGAGGGAGTCGGCATGTACCAGCGCGTCGGCTACCGGCACCTGGGCACGTGGGTCAACTGGGTGCGCCGGCTCGAGGAGGCGGCTCCAGGGGCAGCTCCAGGGTGA
- the fusA gene encoding elongation factor G — protein sequence MSRTTRIERYRNIGIMAHIDAGKTTLTERILFFTGRIHAMGEVHTGSTEMDWMVQEKQRGITITSAATTASWKPMRGPFSGTEHRFNIIDTPGHVDFTIEVERSLRVLDGAVAVFDASQGVEPQSETVWRQADRHGVPRIAFINKMDKVGADFDMCVESIRQRLGARPVPVQLPIGEGADFRGLIDLVRMRAFFFDEEGGETREGHEVPVSLREWAETLRLRLIEACAEEDGTLLEKYVDGRWDDITEEELERALRSGTLQRRLVPVLCGAAFKNKGVRMLLDAIVNYLPAPSDLRASAEEEPVSALVFKLMHDKAVGTIVFLRVYSGTLRTGMAVLNTRQQRRERVGRLMFMHANKREEVDEVHAGDICAALNLKGVRTGDTLCSPEAPVLLESLHVPEPVIQLAVEAASRADQQRMEEGLARLAAEDPSLHVGVDAESGQQLLSGMGELHLEIIVDRLRTEYGVEARVGQPKVAWRETLRRRVRQEYRHVRQSGGPGQYAHVVLEVGPAPRGAGLVFVDDTHGGVIPKEFLPAIEKGVEGAMRRGVLSGHPVVDVEVRLLDGSTHVRDSTPQAFMMAGSLAFQEAARHAGVQLLEPVMDVEVTTPEEFLGDVLGDLSSRRGRVGGMEGHGATRSVSARVPMANLFGYVTSLRGRTQGRASASLRLAAYEPVPDALQESVLAARA from the coding sequence ATGTCTCGCACCACTCGAATCGAGCGCTACCGCAACATCGGCATCATGGCCCACATCGACGCGGGCAAGACCACGCTCACCGAGCGCATCCTCTTCTTCACCGGCCGCATCCACGCCATGGGCGAGGTGCATACCGGCTCCACCGAGATGGATTGGATGGTGCAGGAGAAGCAGCGCGGCATCACCATCACCTCGGCGGCCACCACCGCCTCCTGGAAGCCGATGCGCGGGCCCTTCTCGGGCACGGAGCACCGTTTCAACATCATCGACACGCCGGGGCACGTGGACTTCACCATCGAGGTGGAGCGCTCGCTGCGCGTGCTCGACGGGGCGGTGGCCGTGTTCGACGCCAGCCAGGGCGTGGAGCCCCAGTCCGAGACGGTCTGGCGCCAGGCGGATCGCCACGGCGTGCCGCGCATCGCGTTCATCAACAAGATGGACAAGGTGGGCGCGGACTTCGACATGTGCGTGGAGTCCATCCGTCAGCGGCTGGGCGCCCGGCCCGTGCCGGTACAACTGCCCATCGGCGAGGGCGCGGACTTCCGCGGCCTCATCGACCTGGTGCGCATGCGCGCCTTCTTCTTCGACGAGGAGGGCGGTGAGACCCGCGAGGGACACGAGGTGCCCGTTTCCCTGCGCGAGTGGGCGGAGACCTTGCGCCTGCGGCTCATCGAGGCGTGCGCCGAGGAAGACGGCACGCTGCTGGAGAAGTACGTGGACGGGCGTTGGGACGACATCACCGAGGAGGAGCTGGAGCGTGCGCTGCGCTCGGGGACGCTCCAGAGGAGGCTCGTGCCCGTGCTGTGCGGGGCGGCCTTCAAGAACAAGGGAGTGCGTATGTTGCTGGACGCCATCGTCAACTACCTGCCCGCGCCGTCGGACCTGCGTGCGTCCGCGGAGGAGGAGCCCGTGAGCGCGCTCGTCTTCAAGCTCATGCACGACAAGGCCGTGGGGACCATCGTGTTCCTGCGCGTCTACTCGGGCACGCTGCGCACGGGCATGGCCGTGCTCAACACCCGTCAACAGCGCCGCGAGCGCGTGGGACGTCTCATGTTCATGCATGCCAACAAGCGCGAGGAGGTGGACGAGGTTCACGCGGGCGACATCTGCGCCGCGCTCAACCTCAAGGGCGTGCGTACCGGCGACACGCTGTGCTCGCCCGAGGCCCCTGTCCTCCTCGAGTCGCTCCACGTCCCCGAGCCCGTCATCCAGCTCGCCGTGGAGGCCGCCTCGCGCGCGGACCAGCAGCGCATGGAGGAGGGGCTCGCCCGGCTCGCGGCGGAGGACCCCTCGCTGCACGTGGGCGTGGATGCCGAGTCCGGACAGCAACTGCTCTCCGGCATGGGAGAGCTGCACCTGGAGATCATCGTGGACCGGCTGAGAACGGAGTACGGCGTGGAAGCCCGTGTGGGACAACCCAAGGTGGCCTGGCGCGAGACGCTGCGCCGCCGTGTGCGTCAGGAGTACCGTCATGTCCGGCAGAGCGGTGGTCCCGGCCAGTACGCCCATGTGGTGCTCGAGGTCGGTCCGGCGCCTCGCGGCGCGGGGCTCGTCTTCGTGGACGACACCCACGGCGGCGTCATCCCCAAGGAGTTCCTCCCCGCCATCGAGAAGGGCGTGGAGGGCGCCATGCGGCGCGGGGTGCTCTCGGGCCACCCGGTGGTGGACGTGGAGGTGCGGCTGCTCGATGGGAGCACGCACGTGCGCGACTCCACTCCGCAGGCCTTCATGATGGCCGGCTCGCTCGCCTTCCAGGAGGCCGCGCGCCACGCGGGCGTGCAGTTGCTCGAGCCCGTGATGGACGTGGAGGTCACCACGCCCGAGGAGTTCCTCGGCGACGTGCTCGGGGACCTGTCCTCCCGGCGTGGACGGGTGGGGGGAATGGAGGGCCATGGCGCCACGCGGAGCGTCTCCGCGCGGGTGCCCATGGCGAACCTCTTCGGCTACGTGACCAGCCTCCGGGGCCGCACACAGGGCCGCGCCTCGGCCAGCCTGCGCCTGGCGGCCTATGAGCCCGTCCCCGACGCGCTCCAGGAATCGGTGCTGGCGGCGCGGGCCTAG
- the gyrB gene encoding DNA topoisomerase (ATP-hydrolyzing) subunit B — MENLPTPATPAAPSSPSGDYDAGAITKLEGAEAVRKRPGMYIGDTVSYGLHKLVYEVVDNSVDEALAGHCTDIEVVIHVDGSLSVQDNGRGIPVGPHPDPKFKGKDTLDVVLTELHAGSKFGNGAYKVSGGLHGVGVTCVNFLAEWFKVRIQRGGKVYEHSYARGVPQDAVTVVGETDKRGTLIWFKPDPTIMEVVDFNFETLSQRMRELAFLNAGLRIVIRDMRIGKEHEFKFDGGIVSFVEHINKAKEALHDKPIHFSTEREGLALEIALQWNDGYDERIYTFANNINTHEGGTHLSGMKAALTRTLNTYAEKSGVWKDLKETPTGEDAREGLSAVISVKLSNPQFEGQTKTKLGNSEVKGLVEQMVNDQLATFLEENPLVAKKIVMKIGDATRARIAARKARETVRRKGILDGGSLPGKLADCQSRDPSESELYLVEGDSAGGSAKQGRDRRNQAILPLRGKILNVEKARFEKMLTSAEIVTLITALGTGIGREDYDPTKARYHRIILMTDADVDGSHIRTLLLTFFYRQMPELIQNGYLYIAQPPLFKVTRNKKDLYVKDQRALNDYLLRIASDHSRVVTPGGELGGSELRSLLEKVLTYEERLEKLAARRDARVVDALVQGCNLNVATLSNEALLAEQVAQMRACLQMRMPDTLGRLEATIVDDPESQAKKLVVKTDINGGLRQSVFDHGFLSSPEYQELVSLHDSFASLGKAPYKVKVGDGEVLALSVQEVLEAVRKDAQKGLGLQRYKGLGEMNPEQLWDTTMNPATRTLLQVRIEDAVESDEIFSLLMGEAVEPRREFIERNALNVQNLDI, encoded by the coding sequence ATGGAAAACCTCCCCACCCCCGCCACCCCGGCGGCTCCGTCGTCGCCGTCTGGGGACTATGACGCCGGTGCCATCACCAAGCTGGAAGGCGCGGAGGCCGTCCGCAAGCGGCCGGGCATGTACATCGGCGACACCGTCTCCTACGGGCTGCACAAGCTCGTCTACGAGGTCGTCGACAACTCCGTCGACGAGGCGCTCGCGGGCCACTGCACGGACATCGAGGTGGTCATCCACGTGGATGGCTCGCTGTCGGTGCAGGACAACGGCCGCGGCATTCCGGTGGGCCCGCACCCGGATCCCAAGTTCAAGGGCAAGGACACGCTGGACGTGGTGCTCACCGAGCTGCACGCGGGCAGCAAGTTCGGCAACGGCGCCTACAAGGTATCCGGCGGTCTGCACGGCGTGGGGGTCACGTGCGTGAACTTCCTGGCCGAGTGGTTCAAGGTCCGCATCCAGCGCGGCGGCAAGGTGTACGAGCACTCCTACGCGCGCGGCGTGCCGCAGGACGCGGTGACGGTGGTGGGCGAGACGGACAAGCGCGGCACGCTCATCTGGTTCAAGCCGGACCCCACCATCATGGAGGTGGTGGACTTCAACTTCGAGACGCTCAGCCAGCGCATGCGCGAGCTGGCGTTCCTCAATGCCGGCCTGCGCATCGTCATCCGCGACATGCGCATCGGCAAGGAGCACGAGTTCAAGTTCGACGGCGGCATCGTGTCCTTCGTGGAGCACATCAACAAGGCGAAGGAGGCGCTGCACGACAAGCCCATTCACTTCAGCACCGAGCGCGAGGGCCTGGCGCTGGAGATCGCCCTGCAGTGGAACGATGGCTATGACGAGCGCATCTACACCTTCGCCAACAACATCAACACGCACGAGGGTGGCACGCACCTGTCGGGCATGAAGGCCGCGCTCACGCGCACGCTCAACACCTACGCGGAGAAGAGCGGCGTGTGGAAGGACCTCAAGGAGACGCCCACGGGCGAGGACGCGCGCGAGGGCTTGTCCGCCGTCATCTCCGTGAAGCTGTCCAACCCCCAGTTCGAGGGGCAGACGAAGACGAAGCTGGGCAACAGCGAGGTCAAGGGTCTGGTCGAGCAGATGGTGAATGACCAGCTCGCCACCTTCCTCGAGGAGAACCCCCTCGTCGCCAAGAAGATCGTCATGAAGATTGGCGACGCCACGCGCGCGCGCATCGCGGCGCGCAAGGCGCGTGAGACGGTGCGCCGCAAGGGCATCCTCGATGGTGGCTCGCTGCCGGGCAAGCTCGCCGACTGCCAGAGCCGCGACCCCAGCGAGAGCGAGCTGTACCTCGTCGAGGGTGACTCCGCAGGCGGCTCGGCCAAGCAGGGTCGCGACCGGCGCAACCAGGCCATCCTTCCCCTGCGCGGTAAAATCCTCAACGTGGAGAAGGCGCGCTTCGAGAAGATGCTCACCAGCGCGGAGATCGTCACCCTCATCACCGCGCTGGGCACGGGCATCGGCCGCGAGGATTACGATCCCACCAAGGCGCGCTACCACCGCATCATCCTGATGACGGACGCCGACGTGGACGGCAGCCACATCCGCACCCTGCTGCTCACGTTCTTCTACCGGCAGATGCCGGAGCTCATCCAGAACGGCTACCTCTACATCGCCCAGCCGCCACTCTTCAAAGTCACGCGCAACAAGAAGGACCTGTACGTCAAGGATCAGCGCGCCCTCAATGACTACCTCCTGCGCATCGCCTCGGATCACTCGCGTGTGGTGACGCCGGGCGGGGAGCTGGGGGGCTCGGAGCTGCGCTCGCTCCTGGAGAAGGTGCTCACCTACGAGGAGCGCCTGGAGAAGCTGGCGGCGCGGCGGGACGCGCGCGTGGTGGACGCCCTCGTGCAGGGCTGCAACCTGAACGTGGCCACCCTCTCCAACGAGGCCCTGCTCGCCGAGCAGGTGGCGCAGATGCGCGCCTGCCTCCAGATGCGCATGCCGGACACGCTCGGCCGCCTGGAGGCCACCATCGTGGACGACCCCGAGAGCCAGGCGAAGAAGCTGGTGGTGAAGACGGACATCAACGGCGGCCTGCGCCAGTCCGTCTTCGACCACGGCTTCCTCTCCTCGCCCGAGTACCAGGAGCTGGTGAGCCTGCACGACTCGTTCGCCTCGCTGGGCAAGGCGCCCTACAAGGTGAAGGTGGGCGATGGCGAGGTGCTCGCCCTGTCCGTCCAGGAAGTCCTCGAGGCCGTGCGCAAGGACGCCCAGAAGGGACTCGGCCTGCAGCGCTACAAGGGTCTGGGCGAGATGAACCCCGAGCAACTCTGGGATACCACCATGAATCCGGCCACCCGCACGCTCCTGCAGGTGCGCATCGAGGACGCGGTGGAGAGCGATGAGATCTTCTCGCTCCTCATGGGCGAGGCCGTCGAGCCGCGGCGCGAGTTCATCGAGCGCAACGCCCTCAACGTGCAGAACCTCGACATCTGA
- a CDS encoding ATP-binding protein: MGIVLRMFPPAGAIEIPSAGEAPACDASPVAPPTGTVALVFTDVQGSTRLWERCPNDMGRALDVHNEVLRALLDMHGGYEVKTQGDSFMVAFASVVEAVRWCLEAQQALLEAPWPEVLLAEPDARVERGTHGLVHRGLRVRMGVHLGEPECRLDERTGHMDYFGRMVNAAARIASAGHGGQVLVSASTWTRVADAWEALGGPVVRSLGDYVLKGIEEPMALVEVLPARLSERRFEAPRVQKARRGNLPGETGELIGRDEELKELRRCFAGGHRLVALLGPGGMGKSRLAMRFGNLEAEAWEGGVWLCELSDAVTVDDICHAVGRALGVALTRTGEDSEPADRLGRALAGRGDVLVILDNVEHVIQHMPATLGRWLELAPRARFLVTSREALQLPTERVVDLEPLAVPEEGETRPEVLLGCGAVYLFVQRTRAVRGGFELTEAEAPLVADIVRKLDGIPLAIELAAARTNLLGVSQIQDRLSRRFELLRGGRRDVSARQNTLWGAIDWSWNLLEPAERAALAQCSVFRGGFTLESAEAVLVFPPGGPDVLEIIHSLRSKSLLRVFTPDGLPGELRLGMYESIRQYASSRLAERGEGATVAARHAACYLALARRLSERGGGGAGEMAFRRLVLERENLLAACDNALAVVPVTASTLERALGALVVLEPDVTARGPVGLTLARLDKALELSASVEVEPLLRAEALAVRGRVHHLEGRMTAAWTDLGEARAIFRELDAGAREKRVLVDLCIVAREECDTGAAWTLIQEALELPSGGDRWLDAYAVGNLGLLELGRRGVEAALPHLRSALELFRAIGDVAFEVGFLVNYALAIGEHGRTAEAVVLLEEALEKAARVGDRSGQALALVNLGCFLLDAGRAAEARDQLGEAVRMGRQLGMRLVEGVALGEQGRALVALGALPAARVSLEDAVGLLARVSRWHSLRFSAHLSAVQAAQGNLVAARQGFSALAQAPELQDDLVLRELTSVLRVAVDLAEAENAPHSEQGQRALMAARRRLMSARNAPAEAASSDLREALRLFDQRVLEVEGGALRA, from the coding sequence ATGGGGATCGTTTTGCGCATGTTTCCACCGGCCGGTGCCATCGAGATTCCGAGCGCCGGGGAGGCCCCGGCGTGCGACGCTTCCCCCGTGGCGCCGCCCACGGGCACGGTCGCGCTCGTCTTCACGGACGTGCAGGGCTCCACCCGGCTGTGGGAGCGCTGCCCCAACGACATGGGCCGGGCGCTGGACGTGCACAACGAGGTGCTGCGCGCCCTGCTGGACATGCACGGGGGCTACGAGGTGAAGACGCAGGGGGACTCCTTCATGGTGGCCTTCGCGTCGGTGGTGGAGGCGGTGCGCTGGTGTCTGGAGGCGCAGCAGGCGTTGTTGGAGGCGCCCTGGCCCGAGGTGTTGCTCGCCGAGCCGGATGCGCGGGTGGAGCGGGGCACCCACGGGCTGGTCCACCGGGGCCTGCGCGTGCGCATGGGCGTGCACCTGGGCGAGCCCGAGTGCCGGCTCGACGAGCGCACCGGCCACATGGACTACTTCGGGCGGATGGTGAACGCGGCGGCGCGCATCGCCTCGGCGGGCCATGGCGGCCAGGTGCTGGTGAGCGCGAGCACGTGGACGCGCGTGGCGGACGCGTGGGAGGCGCTGGGCGGCCCCGTGGTGCGCTCGCTGGGCGACTACGTCCTCAAGGGCATCGAGGAGCCCATGGCGCTGGTGGAGGTGCTGCCCGCGCGGCTCTCGGAGCGCCGCTTCGAGGCGCCGCGGGTCCAGAAGGCCCGGCGGGGCAACCTCCCGGGCGAGACGGGGGAGTTGATTGGCCGCGACGAGGAGCTGAAGGAGCTGCGCCGTTGCTTCGCCGGGGGCCATCGGCTGGTGGCGCTGCTGGGCCCCGGGGGCATGGGCAAGAGCCGGCTGGCCATGCGGTTCGGCAACCTGGAGGCGGAGGCGTGGGAAGGCGGGGTGTGGCTGTGCGAGCTGTCCGACGCGGTGACGGTGGATGACATCTGCCATGCCGTGGGCCGGGCGCTCGGCGTCGCGCTCACGCGCACGGGCGAGGACAGCGAGCCCGCGGACCGGTTGGGCCGCGCCCTGGCCGGACGCGGGGACGTGCTCGTCATCCTCGACAACGTGGAGCACGTCATCCAGCACATGCCCGCCACGCTGGGCCGCTGGCTCGAGCTGGCGCCCCGGGCCCGCTTCCTCGTCACCTCGCGCGAGGCGCTCCAACTGCCCACCGAGCGTGTGGTGGACCTGGAGCCCCTGGCGGTGCCCGAGGAGGGCGAGACGCGGCCCGAGGTGCTGCTCGGCTGCGGCGCGGTGTACCTGTTCGTGCAGCGCACGCGCGCGGTGCGCGGGGGTTTCGAGCTGACGGAGGCGGAGGCCCCGCTGGTGGCGGACATCGTGCGCAAGCTGGATGGCATCCCCCTGGCCATCGAGCTGGCGGCGGCGCGCACCAACCTGCTCGGGGTGAGTCAGATCCAGGATCGGCTCTCGCGCCGCTTCGAGCTGTTGCGCGGTGGGCGGCGCGACGTGTCGGCGCGGCAGAACACGCTCTGGGGGGCGATCGACTGGTCGTGGAACCTGCTGGAGCCCGCCGAGCGCGCGGCGCTGGCGCAGTGCTCGGTGTTCCGCGGCGGCTTCACCTTGGAGTCGGCCGAGGCCGTGCTGGTGTTTCCCCCGGGTGGACCGGACGTGCTGGAGATCATCCACTCGCTGCGCTCCAAGTCGCTCCTGCGCGTCTTCACTCCGGACGGGCTCCCGGGAGAGCTGCGCCTGGGCATGTACGAGAGCATCCGGCAGTACGCCTCGAGCCGCCTGGCGGAGCGCGGGGAGGGAGCGACGGTCGCGGCGCGTCACGCGGCGTGCTACCTGGCGCTCGCGCGCCGCTTGAGCGAGCGGGGCGGGGGCGGGGCCGGAGAGATGGCCTTCCGCCGGCTGGTGCTCGAGCGCGAGAACCTGCTGGCGGCGTGTGACAACGCGCTGGCGGTGGTGCCCGTCACGGCGAGCACGCTGGAGCGGGCCCTGGGCGCGCTGGTGGTGCTGGAGCCGGACGTGACGGCGCGCGGGCCGGTGGGCCTCACGCTCGCGCGGCTGGACAAGGCGCTGGAGCTGTCGGCCTCGGTGGAGGTGGAGCCGCTGCTGCGCGCCGAGGCGCTCGCCGTCCGGGGCCGGGTGCACCACCTGGAGGGCCGCATGACGGCGGCCTGGACGGACCTGGGCGAGGCGCGCGCCATCTTCCGGGAGCTGGACGCGGGGGCGCGGGAGAAGCGCGTCCTGGTGGACCTGTGCATCGTGGCCCGGGAGGAGTGCGACACGGGCGCGGCCTGGACGCTCATCCAGGAGGCGCTGGAGCTGCCGTCGGGGGGAGACCGCTGGCTGGACGCGTACGCGGTGGGCAACCTCGGCCTCCTGGAGCTGGGACGGCGCGGGGTGGAGGCGGCGCTGCCGCACCTGCGCTCGGCGTTGGAGCTGTTCCGGGCCATCGGCGACGTGGCGTTCGAGGTGGGCTTCCTCGTCAACTACGCGCTGGCCATTGGCGAGCACGGGCGCACGGCGGAGGCGGTGGTGCTGCTGGAGGAGGCCCTGGAGAAGGCGGCGCGCGTGGGAGACCGTTCGGGCCAGGCGCTGGCGCTGGTGAACCTGGGCTGCTTCCTGCTCGACGCGGGCCGGGCGGCGGAGGCGCGCGACCAGTTGGGCGAGGCGGTGCGGATGGGGCGGCAGCTCGGCATGCGTCTGGTGGAGGGCGTGGCGCTGGGCGAGCAGGGCCGGGCGCTGGTGGCGCTCGGCGCGCTTCCGGCCGCGCGGGTGAGCCTCGAGGACGCGGTGGGGCTGCTGGCCCGGGTGTCCCGGTGGCACTCGCTGCGCTTCAGCGCGCACCTGTCCGCGGTGCAGGCCGCCCAGGGCAACCTCGTGGCCGCGCGGCAGGGGTTCTCCGCGCTCGCCCAGGCCCCGGAGCTCCAGGACGACCTCGTGCTGCGCGAGCTCACCTCGGTGCTGCGCGTGGCGGTGGACCTGGCGGAGGCGGAGAATGCTCCGCACAGCGAGCAGGGTCAGCGGGCCTTGATGGCCGCGCGGCGGCGGCTGATGAGCGCGCGCAACGCTCCCGCGGAAGCGGCCTCGTCGGACCTGCGCGAGGCCCTGCGCCTCTTCGACCAGCGCGTGCTGGAGGTGGAGGGCGGCGCCCTGCGGGCGTGA
- a CDS encoding HdeD family acid-resistance protein: MATPDSSLEPSPRRPWSPSALWTGPFVMGVLVTLLGMLALFSVTFTSLLSALFYGAVLMAAGLLEIVHGLRNRDTGPFLLFVLGGLLSFLVGGFLLTQPGAGLVSLTLLLVAYFLASGFFRIITASSDRHPGWGWDFAQGAVSVMLGALLFSRMPSSSLWALGVVVGVELLTRGLSLLAGAFVVRGLMRRTPEG, translated from the coding sequence ATGGCCACCCCCGACTCCTCCCTCGAGCCATCTCCCCGCCGCCCCTGGAGTCCGAGCGCGCTGTGGACGGGCCCCTTCGTGATGGGAGTGCTCGTCACCCTGCTCGGCATGCTGGCGCTGTTCAGTGTCACCTTCACCAGCCTCCTGTCCGCTCTCTTCTATGGAGCGGTACTGATGGCGGCGGGGCTGCTGGAGATCGTCCACGGCCTGCGCAACCGCGACACCGGCCCCTTCCTGCTGTTCGTCCTCGGCGGCCTGCTGTCGTTCCTCGTGGGGGGCTTCCTCCTCACCCAGCCGGGCGCGGGGCTGGTGTCGCTCACGTTGCTGCTCGTTGCGTACTTCCTCGCCAGTGGCTTCTTCCGCATCATCACCGCGAGCTCGGATCGCCACCCGGGTTGGGGCTGGGACTTCGCCCAGGGCGCGGTGTCGGTGATGCTCGGTGCCCTCCTCTTCAGCCGGATGCCCTCCTCGTCCCTGTGGGCGCTCGGTGTCGTGGTGGGCGTGGAACTGCTCACCCGCGGGCTGTCCCTGCTGGCCGGGGCGTTCGTGGTGCGCGGCCTGATGCGTCGGACCCCCGAGGGATGA
- a CDS encoding ATP-binding response regulator encodes MTAPLRILLVAGEPDDEARVVEALREGGHDELEACVVRTAGELGAALERGPWEVLVCGEGPPGLAVTEVLDAVRGRDLDIPLLVLSERLDERGAGEVMKAGARDCFSRACLGRLPAVVARELEVSRLRRERSLMARVGEVLAGSLDFQETLQQVARLMVPELADWCSVYSPDEKGQLELVVLAHEDPEWVERGRDLDRLFPLVPEATSGSALTWRTGQAQWVPELRGERLLAWARSPEHLRVVTELRVHSAVCVPLRGRRESQGVMTLFATGDRVAFTAADLALFQDVGRRAALALENARLYREAQEAIHLRDDFMAVAAHELRTPLTTLGLQLGSLVQRSRRESSPALIERLERGLRQVRRLGALVESLLDVSLLSTGELPLSPERVDLGELVGEVMERFQAEAEAVGCGLRVSVAPGLVGQWDRMRVEQVVSSLVANALKFGPRQPVEVRGEEAGGRVRVVVEDQGIGVPAEHLERIFERFGRAVSSRSYGGLGLGLYLARRAAEAHGGRVWAEQRPGGGARFTLELPLEPPPRAGAPS; translated from the coding sequence ATGACGGCGCCCCTGCGCATCCTGCTGGTGGCGGGCGAGCCGGACGACGAGGCGCGGGTGGTGGAGGCCCTCCGGGAGGGTGGCCACGACGAGCTCGAGGCGTGTGTCGTGCGCACCGCCGGGGAGCTGGGCGCGGCGCTGGAGCGGGGGCCGTGGGAGGTGCTCGTGTGTGGCGAGGGCCCGCCGGGCCTCGCTGTCACGGAGGTCCTGGACGCCGTGCGCGGGCGCGACCTGGATATTCCGCTCCTGGTCCTCTCCGAGCGCCTGGACGAGCGCGGGGCCGGTGAGGTGATGAAGGCGGGGGCGCGGGATTGCTTCTCCCGGGCGTGCCTGGGCCGGCTGCCGGCCGTGGTGGCCCGCGAGCTGGAGGTGTCGCGTCTGCGCCGCGAGCGCTCCCTGATGGCGCGCGTGGGTGAGGTGTTGGCGGGCTCGCTGGACTTCCAGGAGACGCTGCAGCAGGTGGCGCGCCTGATGGTGCCGGAGCTGGCGGACTGGTGTTCCGTCTACTCACCCGACGAGAAGGGGCAGCTCGAGTTGGTGGTGCTGGCGCATGAGGATCCCGAATGGGTGGAGCGGGGCCGCGACCTCGACCGGCTCTTCCCGCTCGTGCCGGAGGCCACCTCGGGTTCGGCGCTGACCTGGCGCACGGGCCAGGCGCAGTGGGTGCCGGAGCTCCGGGGAGAGCGTCTGCTGGCCTGGGCGCGCTCGCCGGAGCATCTGCGTGTGGTGACCGAGCTGCGCGTGCACTCGGCCGTCTGCGTCCCCCTGCGGGGGCGGAGGGAAAGCCAGGGGGTGATGACCCTGTTCGCCACGGGAGACCGGGTGGCCTTCACGGCCGCGGACCTGGCGCTCTTCCAGGACGTGGGGCGCCGCGCCGCGCTCGCGCTGGAGAACGCGCGGCTCTACCGCGAGGCGCAGGAGGCCATCCACCTGCGCGACGACTTCATGGCCGTGGCCGCGCACGAGCTGCGCACGCCGTTGACCACGCTGGGGTTGCAGCTCGGCTCGCTCGTGCAGCGCTCACGGCGCGAGTCCTCCCCGGCCCTGATCGAGCGGCTGGAGCGGGGGCTGCGTCAGGTGCGGCGCCTGGGCGCGCTGGTGGAGTCGCTGCTGGACGTGTCGCTGTTGTCCACGGGCGAGCTGCCCCTGTCCCCCGAGCGGGTGGACCTGGGCGAGCTGGTGGGTGAGGTGATGGAGCGCTTCCAGGCGGAGGCCGAGGCGGTGGGCTGTGGGCTGCGGGTGAGCGTGGCGCCGGGGTTGGTGGGCCAGTGGGACCGGATGCGCGTGGAGCAGGTGGTGTCGAGCCTGGTGGCCAATGCGCTCAAGTTCGGTCCGCGCCAGCCGGTGGAGGTGCGCGGCGAGGAGGCCGGGGGCCGGGTGCGCGTGGTGGTGGAGGACCAGGGCATCGGCGTGCCGGCGGAGCACCTCGAGCGCATCTTCGAGCGCTTCGGGCGGGCGGTGTCCTCGCGCTCGTATGGGGGCCTGGGGCTGGGGTTGTATCTGGCGCGCCGGGCGGCCGAGGCGCATGGCGGCCGGGTCTGGGCCGAGCAGCGCCCCGGAGGTGGCGCGCGCTTCACCCTGGAGCTGCCCCTGGAGCCGCCTCCTCGAGCCGGCGCACCCAGTTGA